In one window of Thalassococcus arenae DNA:
- a CDS encoding RsmB/NOP family class I SAM-dependent RNA methyltransferase, translated as MTPAARVQAAIGILDRIAAGEAAEKALLGWARGARYAGSKDRAAVRDHVFDAVRRWRSTAVLGGAETGRARMLGLLRQQGIDPDTLFSGAGHGPAPLTQAERAAGRDPAGAEAADLPDWLWQKVVADWADKAETVADAFRSRAETFLRVNTLRGDLDEALRALAEEGIGVEPAPRARFALRVTGNTRALARSEAYASGLVELQDASSQAVVEALPLHPGMTVLDQCAGGGGKALAMAARLNGGPVDAHDADPARMADLPGRAARAGADIRMVADPRGPYDLVLTDVPCSGSGAWRRAPEGKWRLTPDRFTELGIIQASILDAASGLVGRGGALAYATCSIFAAENRDQIDRFQARNPGWRLETERLFPPDQDGDGFYLAVLRR; from the coding sequence ATGACACCGGCGGCGCGGGTTCAGGCGGCCATCGGGATCCTCGACCGCATCGCCGCCGGGGAAGCGGCGGAAAAGGCGTTGCTGGGCTGGGCGCGGGGCGCGCGATATGCCGGGTCGAAGGATCGTGCGGCCGTGCGCGACCACGTCTTCGATGCCGTGCGGCGCTGGCGTTCGACCGCGGTTCTGGGAGGTGCGGAAACCGGTCGCGCGCGGATGCTGGGGCTGCTGCGGCAGCAGGGGATCGACCCGGACACGCTGTTTTCCGGAGCCGGGCATGGACCGGCGCCGCTGACCCAAGCGGAGCGCGCCGCCGGCCGCGATCCCGCGGGGGCCGAGGCTGCGGACCTTCCGGACTGGCTTTGGCAGAAGGTGGTTGCCGATTGGGCGGACAAGGCCGAAACGGTGGCTGATGCGTTCAGGTCTAGGGCGGAAACCTTTCTTCGTGTCAATACGTTGCGAGGCGATCTTGATGAAGCGCTGCGCGCCCTTGCCGAAGAAGGCATCGGCGTGGAGCCCGCGCCGCGGGCGCGTTTCGCGTTGCGGGTCACCGGGAACACGCGGGCCCTGGCGCGATCCGAGGCCTATGCGTCGGGCCTGGTCGAACTGCAGGATGCCTCGTCCCAGGCGGTGGTAGAAGCCTTGCCCCTGCATCCGGGGATGACGGTGCTCGACCAGTGTGCCGGCGGTGGCGGCAAGGCGCTGGCGATGGCCGCCCGGCTGAACGGCGGGCCGGTCGACGCGCATGACGCCGACCCCGCGCGCATGGCCGATCTGCCCGGCCGCGCGGCCCGCGCCGGGGCCGATATCCGCATGGTTGCCGACCCGCGCGGGCCCTACGACCTGGTGCTGACGGATGTGCCCTGTTCGGGCAGCGGTGCCTGGCGGCGCGCGCCCGAAGGCAAGTGGCGCCTGACGCCGGACCGCTTCACCGAACTCGGGATCATTCAGGCATCCATCCTCGATGCCGCGTCCGGCCTGGTCGGCCGCGGCGGAGCGTTGGCCTATGCGACCTGTTCCATTTTCGCGGCAGAGAACCGCGACCAGATCGATCGGTTCCAGGCGCGCAATCCCGGCTGGCGGCTGGAAACCGAACGCCTGTTTCCGCCCGACCAGGACGGAGATGGATTCTATCTAGCCGTTCTGCGGCGCTGA
- a CDS encoding hybrid sensor histidine kinase/response regulator: MPNPTAGLGFWAASGVFAVGFLGLAGQGAAALWRRPGGPNAIADWIEDDPAWCFLTDGDGHLLVANAAARARFDVVPSKPLAQVLGEVFASPEGILHRLGLAASRGRPAVEDVTSHAEGLRVTARMMSPEITLWRLERGMAGAAASGEQAVMTLGRNGAVLYMSARARALVGHRAKRIDEVVRDLPLKPGGVHSFDTVDGTKRFLVQQAETGAGRVELTLFPVSDPESDAASYTDFDRLPVALLKIAPDGRILRANRGAAKLLDIAADAPTAIGDYVEGLGRPIKDWIAEAADGKGLHRSEFLRLTRADREVFIQVTLTRTLEDGAPVLVAVLNDATELKTLEAQFVQSQKMQAIGQLAGGVAHDFNNLLTAISGHCDLMLLRHDQGDPDYGDLMQINQNANRAAALVGQLLAFSRKQTMRPEVLDLRDTMSDLTHLLNRLVGERVTLSLRHDPILPPIRGDRRQLEQVMMNLVVNARDAMSEGGEILIETERQVLREPLTRDRAVVEPGTYVCVKVTDAGVGIPPDKLQKVFEPFFTTKRTGEGTGLGLSTVYGIVKQSGGFIFVDSVLGGGTCFTLLFPAHEARREASVEPEPQARRKLPQKGSGVVLLVEDEAPVRAFAARALRLRGYTVVEAETAEDALALLDDADMLVDVFVTDVVMPGMDGPTWVRKAREKRPDVRVVFVSGYAEDMFGEGQQDIPNSTFLAKPFSLADLTETVHAQFA; the protein is encoded by the coding sequence ATGCCGAACCCGACGGCCGGGTTGGGTTTTTGGGCGGCTTCGGGCGTGTTCGCCGTGGGTTTCCTGGGTCTTGCCGGGCAAGGCGCCGCCGCGCTCTGGCGCAGGCCGGGCGGCCCGAATGCGATCGCGGACTGGATCGAGGACGATCCGGCCTGGTGTTTCCTGACCGATGGCGACGGGCATCTTCTGGTGGCCAACGCGGCCGCGCGGGCGCGGTTCGACGTGGTTCCGTCGAAACCGCTGGCACAGGTGCTGGGCGAGGTGTTCGCGTCACCCGAAGGGATATTGCACCGGCTGGGCCTGGCCGCGTCCCGCGGTCGTCCCGCGGTCGAGGATGTCACCAGCCATGCCGAGGGCCTGCGCGTCACCGCGCGCATGATGTCACCCGAAATCACGCTCTGGCGGCTCGAGCGGGGCATGGCAGGTGCGGCCGCGTCGGGCGAACAGGCGGTGATGACGTTGGGCCGGAACGGTGCGGTGCTGTACATGTCGGCCAGGGCACGCGCACTGGTCGGACACCGGGCCAAGCGGATCGACGAAGTGGTGCGCGACCTGCCGTTGAAACCCGGCGGCGTGCACAGTTTCGATACGGTCGACGGAACCAAGCGTTTCCTGGTGCAGCAGGCCGAAACCGGTGCCGGCCGGGTCGAACTGACGCTGTTTCCGGTTTCCGATCCCGAATCCGATGCGGCGAGCTATACCGACTTCGATCGGCTTCCCGTGGCCCTGCTCAAGATCGCGCCGGATGGGCGCATCCTGCGGGCCAATCGCGGCGCCGCCAAGCTGCTAGACATCGCCGCCGACGCACCGACCGCGATCGGCGATTATGTCGAGGGTCTGGGCCGCCCCATCAAGGACTGGATCGCCGAGGCGGCCGACGGCAAGGGTCTGCATCGTTCCGAATTCCTGCGTCTGACGCGTGCCGACCGCGAGGTGTTCATCCAGGTGACGTTGACCCGCACGCTGGAAGACGGCGCGCCGGTCCTCGTCGCTGTCCTGAACGACGCGACCGAACTCAAGACGCTGGAAGCGCAATTCGTGCAAAGCCAGAAGATGCAGGCGATCGGCCAGCTTGCCGGTGGCGTGGCGCATGATTTCAACAACCTGCTGACGGCGATCTCGGGGCATTGCGACCTGATGCTGCTGCGCCACGACCAGGGCGATCCCGATTACGGCGACCTCATGCAGATCAACCAGAACGCCAATCGGGCAGCGGCGCTGGTGGGGCAGTTGCTGGCGTTTTCGCGCAAGCAGACCATGCGGCCGGAAGTGCTGGACCTGCGCGACACCATGTCGGACCTGACGCATCTGCTGAACCGGCTGGTCGGCGAACGGGTGACGCTGTCGCTGCGCCACGATCCCATCCTGCCGCCGATTCGCGGTGACCGGCGGCAGCTGGAGCAGGTGATGATGAACCTGGTCGTCAATGCCCGAGACGCGATGTCCGAAGGCGGCGAGATTTTGATCGAGACCGAACGCCAGGTGCTGCGCGAGCCATTGACCCGCGACCGGGCCGTGGTGGAGCCGGGCACCTATGTGTGCGTCAAGGTCACCGATGCCGGGGTCGGCATTCCGCCGGACAAGCTGCAGAAGGTGTTCGAGCCTTTCTTCACGACCAAGCGGACCGGAGAGGGCACCGGGCTCGGCCTGTCCACGGTCTATGGCATCGTCAAGCAATCGGGCGGGTTCATCTTCGTCGACAGCGTGCTGGGCGGCGGCACCTGTTTCACACTGCTGTTCCCTGCGCATGAAGCACGGCGCGAAGCATCGGTCGAGCCCGAGCCGCAAGCCCGGCGGAAACTGCCGCAAAAGGGGTCGGGTGTCGTGCTGCTGGTCGAGGACGAGGCGCCGGTGCGTGCCTTTGCCGCCCGGGCGCTGCGGTTGCGCGGCTACACTGTGGTCGAGGCCGAAACCGCCGAAGACGCGCTGGCATTGCTGGACGATGCGGACATGCTGGTCGATGTCTTCGTGACCGATGTGGTCATGCCCGGCATGGACGGGCCGACCTGGGTGCGCAAAGCTCGCGAAAAGCGCCCCGATGTGCGCGTGGTGTTCGTTTCGGGCTATGCCGAGGACATGTTCGGCGAAGGCCAGCAGGACATTCCGAATTCGACATTCCTGGCCAAACCGTTCTCGCTTGCCGATCTGACCGAAACGGTGCACGCGCAGTTCGCGTGA
- a CDS encoding gamma-glutamyl kinase: MLVFWKARLVLLSVPKTGTTAYQAALAPHASLVVSDPPELKHAPVYRYNRFFRPMFEKVGAPDMALMAVVREPVDWLGSWYRYRQRPFLDGKPASTAGISFDDFVDAYSTGDPPAFANVGSQAKFVEPRPNGVSVTHLFRYEDQDRIRGFLSDRLGVALDLPQRNVSPRATLELSPGVEAKLHRKCAADFALWDSAGA, encoded by the coding sequence ATGCTGGTTTTCTGGAAGGCACGGCTGGTCTTGCTGTCCGTGCCCAAGACCGGCACCACCGCCTACCAGGCGGCTCTGGCGCCGCATGCGTCGCTGGTTGTCTCGGACCCGCCCGAGCTGAAACACGCGCCGGTCTACCGCTACAACCGCTTCTTCCGGCCGATGTTCGAAAAGGTCGGCGCGCCGGACATGGCGTTGATGGCCGTCGTGCGCGAACCGGTGGACTGGCTGGGATCATGGTACCGCTACCGCCAGCGCCCCTTCCTCGACGGCAAGCCGGCCTCGACCGCGGGCATCAGCTTCGACGATTTCGTCGACGCCTACTCCACCGGCGATCCGCCGGCCTTCGCCAATGTGGGCAGCCAGGCCAAATTCGTCGAACCGCGTCCCAACGGCGTCTCGGTCACACACCTGTTCCGCTACGAGGATCAGGACCGGATCCGCGGGTTCCTGTCCGACCGGCTCGGTGTCGCGCTGGATCTGCCGCAGCGCAACGTCTCGCCCCGGGCTACGCTGGAGCTCAGCCCCGGGGTCGAGGCCAAGTTGCACCGCAAATGCGCCGCGGATTTCGCGTTGTGGGACAGCGCCGGAGCCTGA
- the recA gene encoding recombinase RecA, with translation MATADLLAMDSKRNADKQKALDSALAQIERQFGKGSIMKLGGDNALKDIESTSTGSLGLDIALGIGGLPKGRIVEIYGPESSGKTTLTLHVVAEEQKKGGVCAFVDAEHALDPQYARKLGVDLDELLISQPDTGEQALEITDTLVRSGAVSLVVVDSVAALTPKSELEGDMGDSSVGVHARLMSQAMRKLTGSIARSNCMVIFINQIRMKIGVMFGSPETTTGGNALKFYSSVRLDIRRIGSVKDRDEVVGNQTRVKVVKNKVAPPFKQVEFDIMYGEGISKTGELIDLGVKAGVVEKSGAWYSYGDERIGQGRENAKTFLKENKAVALEIEDKIRAAHGLDFDMGATDEDDTDVMEA, from the coding sequence ATGGCAACGGCAGATCTCCTGGCAATGGACAGCAAGCGCAACGCGGACAAGCAGAAGGCGCTAGACAGCGCCCTGGCCCAGATCGAACGGCAGTTCGGCAAGGGATCGATCATGAAACTGGGCGGCGACAACGCCCTGAAGGATATCGAGTCGACCTCGACAGGCTCGCTGGGGCTCGACATCGCGCTTGGCATCGGCGGGCTGCCCAAGGGCCGGATCGTCGAGATCTACGGCCCGGAAAGCTCGGGCAAGACGACGCTGACGCTGCACGTGGTGGCCGAGGAACAGAAAAAGGGCGGCGTCTGCGCCTTTGTCGACGCCGAACACGCGCTCGACCCGCAATATGCCCGCAAGCTCGGCGTCGACCTGGACGAATTGCTGATCAGCCAACCCGACACCGGCGAACAGGCACTGGAGATCACCGACACGCTGGTGCGCTCGGGCGCGGTCAGCCTGGTGGTGGTCGATTCGGTCGCGGCGCTGACGCCGAAATCCGAGCTTGAAGGCGATATGGGCGACAGCAGCGTCGGCGTGCATGCCCGCCTGATGAGCCAGGCGATGCGCAAGCTGACCGGTTCGATCGCGCGGTCGAATTGCATGGTCATCTTCATCAACCAGATCCGCATGAAGATCGGCGTGATGTTCGGCAGCCCCGAGACCACGACTGGCGGCAACGCGCTGAAATTCTACTCGTCGGTTCGGCTGGATATCCGCCGCATCGGATCGGTCAAGGACCGCGACGAGGTGGTAGGCAACCAGACCCGCGTCAAGGTCGTCAAGAACAAGGTCGCGCCGCCCTTCAAGCAGGTCGAATTCGACATCATGTATGGCGAGGGCATTTCGAAGACCGGCGAGCTGATCGACCTGGGCGTCAAGGCCGGCGTGGTCGAGAAATCCGGTGCCTGGTATTCCTACGGCGACGAACGGATCGGCCAGGGCCGCGAGAACGCCAAGACGTTCCTGAAGGAAAACAAGGCAGTGGCGCTGGAAATCGAGGACAAGATCCGCGCCGCGCATGGACTGGATTTCGACATGGGCGCCACGGACGAGGACGATACCGACGTGATGGAGGCCTGA
- the alaS gene encoding alanine--tRNA ligase, whose product MPTLNDIRSTFLNYFEKQGHEIVASSPLVPRNDPTLMFANSGMVQFKNLFTGVETRDYKRATTAQKCVRAGGKHNDLDNVGYTARHHTFFEMLGNFSFGDYFKSEAIPFAWELVTRNLGIDAKRLLVTVYHTDDEAAEIWKRVGVPEDRIIRIATNDNFWMMGPTGPCGPCTEIFYDHGDKYWGGPPGSPEEDGDRFVEIWNLVFMQYEQFEDGTRRELAAQSIDTGMGIERVAALLQGTNDNYATDLIRSLIEASADATSTDPDGPGKTHHRVIADHLRSTSFLIADGVMPSNDGRGYVLRRIMRRAMRHAHMLGAKDPVMHRLVPALVRQMGAAYPELGRAQALITETLLSEETRFKQTLDRGLKLLDEALDGLPDEATLPGETAFKLYDTYGFPLDLTQDALRERGRKVDQAGFDAAMEDQKAKARAAWSGSGEAADAAIWFDIAEKAGATDFLGYDTEIAEGQVLTLVRDGAAVDTLAEGETGWVVLNQTPFYGEAGGQVGDTGWLRRLEDEDDIADVTDTQRMGGGKVIAHQVTVRRGVFAKGDALQLEVDHDRRGAIRANHSATHLLHEALRHALGDHVAQRGSLNAPDRLRFDFSHNKALSLDELRRVEDEVNAYIRQNSAVTTRIMTPDDARGIGAQALFGEKYGDEVRVVSMGTQTGSGKGSDGKTYSIELCGGTHVRQTGDIGAFVTLGDSASSAGVRRIEALTGAEAMRYLTRQDHLLAQAALELKAQATDVPGRVKALLDERKALANEVAQLRRDLAMAGGTGQGGGVEARSVNGVKFVAQLLSGVSGKDLPPLIDEHKARLGSGAVLLIADTGGKAAVAAGVTDDLTGTLSAVDLVKAAVAELGGKGGGGRPDMAQGGGATAANAEAAIKAAETVMGG is encoded by the coding sequence ATGCCCACGCTGAACGACATCCGGTCGACCTTTCTGAACTATTTCGAGAAGCAGGGTCACGAGATCGTGGCCTCGAGCCCGCTTGTGCCGCGCAACGACCCCACCCTGATGTTCGCCAATTCCGGGATGGTGCAGTTCAAGAACCTGTTCACCGGGGTCGAGACGCGCGACTACAAACGCGCGACCACGGCGCAGAAATGCGTTCGCGCCGGGGGCAAGCACAACGATCTGGACAATGTCGGCTATACGGCGCGGCACCATACCTTCTTTGAAATGCTGGGGAATTTCAGCTTTGGCGATTATTTCAAGTCCGAGGCGATCCCCTTTGCCTGGGAGCTTGTGACCAGGAACCTGGGTATCGATGCCAAGCGGCTGCTGGTCACGGTCTATCACACCGACGACGAGGCGGCGGAAATCTGGAAGAGGGTCGGCGTGCCCGAAGACCGGATCATCCGCATCGCCACGAACGACAATTTCTGGATGATGGGCCCGACGGGCCCGTGCGGCCCCTGCACCGAAATCTTCTACGACCACGGCGACAAGTATTGGGGCGGTCCTCCGGGAAGCCCGGAAGAGGATGGCGACCGGTTCGTGGAGATCTGGAACCTGGTTTTCATGCAATACGAGCAGTTCGAGGATGGCACCCGGCGCGAGCTGGCGGCGCAGTCCATCGACACCGGCATGGGCATCGAACGGGTCGCGGCGCTGTTGCAGGGCACCAACGACAATTATGCCACCGACCTGATCCGCAGCCTGATCGAGGCCAGCGCCGACGCGACCTCGACCGATCCGGACGGGCCGGGCAAGACCCATCACCGGGTGATCGCCGATCACCTGCGATCGACGTCGTTCCTGATCGCCGACGGTGTGATGCCCAGCAATGACGGGCGTGGCTATGTCTTGCGCCGGATCATGCGGCGGGCGATGCGGCACGCGCATATGCTGGGCGCCAAGGACCCGGTGATGCATCGGCTGGTGCCGGCCCTGGTGCGCCAGATGGGGGCGGCCTATCCCGAGCTTGGACGGGCGCAGGCGCTGATCACCGAGACGCTGCTGAGCGAGGAGACGCGCTTCAAGCAGACGCTGGACCGCGGGTTGAAACTGCTGGACGAAGCGCTGGACGGGCTGCCCGACGAGGCGACGCTGCCGGGAGAGACGGCGTTCAAGTTGTATGACACCTACGGCTTTCCGCTGGACCTGACCCAGGATGCGCTGCGCGAACGCGGCCGCAAGGTGGACCAGGCCGGGTTCGACGCGGCGATGGAAGACCAGAAGGCCAAGGCGCGCGCAGCCTGGTCGGGCTCGGGCGAGGCTGCGGACGCCGCGATCTGGTTCGACATCGCCGAAAAGGCCGGGGCCACGGATTTCCTGGGCTACGACACCGAGATCGCCGAGGGCCAGGTGCTGACGCTGGTGCGCGATGGTGCGGCGGTGGACACGCTGGCCGAGGGCGAAACCGGCTGGGTCGTGCTGAACCAGACACCGTTCTACGGCGAGGCGGGCGGCCAGGTGGGCGATACCGGCTGGCTGCGGCGGCTGGAGGACGAAGATGACATAGCCGACGTTACCGATACCCAACGGATGGGCGGTGGCAAGGTGATCGCGCACCAGGTCACGGTGCGGCGGGGCGTCTTCGCCAAGGGCGACGCGCTGCAGCTCGAGGTCGATCACGACCGGCGCGGCGCGATCCGCGCCAACCATTCGGCCACGCATCTGCTGCACGAGGCGTTGCGCCATGCGCTTGGCGACCACGTCGCGCAGCGCGGGTCGCTGAACGCGCCCGACCGGCTGCGGTTCGATTTCAGCCACAACAAGGCGTTGAGCCTGGACGAGCTGCGCCGCGTCGAGGACGAGGTCAACGCGTATATCCGCCAGAACAGCGCGGTGACGACGCGGATCATGACACCGGACGACGCGCGCGGGATCGGCGCGCAGGCGCTGTTCGGAGAGAAATACGGCGACGAGGTGCGCGTGGTGTCGATGGGCACGCAGACCGGGTCGGGCAAGGGCAGCGACGGCAAGACCTATTCGATCGAGCTTTGCGGCGGCACGCATGTGCGCCAGACCGGCGATATCGGCGCCTTCGTGACGCTGGGCGACAGTGCCTCCAGCGCCGGTGTGCGCCGGATCGAGGCGCTGACCGGGGCCGAGGCGATGCGCTATCTGACGCGTCAGGACCACCTGTTGGCGCAGGCGGCGCTGGAGTTGAAGGCCCAGGCAACGGATGTGCCCGGCCGCGTCAAGGCGCTGCTGGACGAACGCAAGGCGCTGGCCAACGAGGTGGCGCAGCTGCGCCGCGACCTGGCCATGGCAGGCGGGACCGGGCAGGGCGGCGGCGTCGAGGCGCGGTCGGTGAACGGCGTGAAATTCGTAGCCCAGCTGCTGTCGGGGGTGTCGGGCAAGGACTTGCCGCCGCTGATCGACGAACACAAGGCGCGGCTGGGATCCGGCGCGGTGCTGCTGATCGCCGATACCGGCGGCAAGGCGGCAGTGGCCGCGGGGGTGACCGACGATCTGACAGGCACCCTTTCCGCGGTCGACCTGGTCAAGGCGGCGGTTGCCGAATTGGGCGGCAAGGGCGGCGGTGGCCGGCCCGACATGGCCCAGGGCGGCGGCGCCACGGCGGCCAATGCCGAGGCCGCGATCAAGGCGGCAGAAACCGTGATGGGAGGATAG
- a CDS encoding DUF1330 domain-containing protein produces MPALWIAHVTVTDAEAYGKYAELAGPAIAKHGGTFIARGGRYVQLEGQERPRNVVARFPSVEAAVACYNSPEYQQALNHARDASERELMVVETTE; encoded by the coding sequence ATGCCGGCACTCTGGATTGCCCATGTCACCGTGACCGATGCCGAGGCCTATGGCAAATACGCCGAACTGGCCGGCCCGGCCATCGCCAAGCATGGCGGCACCTTCATCGCCCGCGGAGGGCGCTATGTGCAGTTGGAAGGGCAGGAGCGTCCGCGCAACGTGGTCGCCCGCTTTCCCAGCGTCGAGGCGGCGGTGGCGTGTTACAACTCGCCCGAATACCAGCAGGCGCTGAACCATGCGCGCGACGCGTCGGAGCGGGAATTGATGGTGGTCGAGACCACCGAGTGA
- a CDS encoding DUF6639 family protein, translating into MRRLLALSFAGMAGAVMAQPQACDNGIVTAVADDPALRTAICTASDRGLSVLRDCGLRQPETLTIAAVAQVDTPCLGLFHCGEQFVEVLTPGAMSELRDSEGLFAHLPVERLFDSVVAHELAHSTMDGAPCPFDNCIASQEYFAYAVQIASLTETERAPIEARLEPDQKVSRDNINAMILFMAPHRFGAYTWVHLTQRDGMCAYLGRVQSGDLVFDRPHP; encoded by the coding sequence AGCTTTGCGGGAATGGCGGGCGCGGTGATGGCGCAACCGCAGGCTTGCGACAACGGCATCGTGACGGCCGTGGCCGACGATCCCGCGTTGCGCACAGCGATCTGCACCGCGTCGGACCGGGGCTTGTCCGTGCTTCGGGATTGCGGTTTGCGGCAGCCCGAAACGCTGACGATCGCCGCGGTCGCGCAGGTCGACACGCCTTGCCTCGGGCTTTTCCATTGCGGTGAGCAGTTCGTCGAAGTCCTGACCCCCGGCGCCATGTCGGAATTGCGCGATAGCGAAGGCCTTTTCGCGCATCTGCCCGTCGAACGGTTGTTCGACAGCGTGGTCGCCCACGAACTTGCCCACAGCACGATGGATGGCGCGCCCTGTCCGTTCGACAACTGTATCGCCAGCCAGGAATACTTCGCCTATGCGGTGCAGATCGCCAGCCTGACCGAAACCGAACGCGCACCGATCGAGGCGCGTCTCGAACCCGACCAGAAAGTCAGCCGCGACAACATCAACGCGATGATCCTCTTCATGGCGCCGCATCGGTTCGGCGCCTATACTTGGGTGCACCTGACGCAACGCGATGGCATGTGCGCCTATCTGGGCCGGGTCCAATCGGGCGATCTGGTATTCGACCGCCCACACCCCTGA